AGTTGCCAATACCCGATCAAAATTACGCGCCAACGCCAGTGAGAAATTACCGTTGCCGCAGTACAGCTCTAATAAATCGCCGCTGGCATGTTGGGTGACATCAATCGCCCATTCCAACATATGAATATTCACCGCCGCATTAGGTTGGGTGAAACTATTCTCAACCTGACGATAGATCATGTCGCGCCCGGCGACTGGCAACACTTCGTCGATATAGTCGTGATCCAGCATGATTTTGGTTTTTGACGCTCGACCAATCAGTTGCAGGTCAAAGCCTTGCTCGCGCAATTGATCTCGCAGTTCCCGCGCTTTTTGCTGCCACTCTTCATCTAATGGACGGTGATACAACAAAGTGGCGAGCAGCTTGCCACTTAGGGTAGATAAGTAATCAATCTGGAACAGCTTGCGCCGCAAAATCGGCTCGGCTCTGATGGCCGTCATCAGTGCGCTCATCAAACGATTAATTAACAGACTGGCCACAGGGAATTGCTCAACCCGAATTCGCAGCTTGGTCTGTTGGTCAAACATGATGTGGTACAGGTCATCTTCATCATGCCAAACGCGGAACTCGGCTCTCATGCGGTAATGTTCTGCTGGAGAACGGAATATTTCCGCAGCGGGCGCCTGAAACGGCGACATCATCGCCTGAAGACGGGCAGATTTTTCCGCCAATTGGTGCTCGTAGCCGTCAGTCGGCAGGATGTCAGGAGTCATGTTTCTTCTCGTCTGGACATAATAAAAGAGGAGTATTGCTGCGGATTGTAGGGAAAGTGGCTCTGATGTCCAGTTTTGTTGTATTTATTCCTTGTAACAATAATGGAAGTCTAGACATCTATTTTACTTGATCGTAGCATTGCGGTCCGGCCTCAAGTTGTTACTTAAACACCTAAGAGTTAAAAGGGAATCCGGTGTAAATCCGGAGCTGACGCGCAGCGGTAAGGGGAAGTCACGGCGATAGGTTTCAACCAGACACTGTCCGTAAGGATGGGAAGTCATCGCCCGCTCTGTTTTATTCATAGTCAGATAACAGAGATCCCAAGCCCGAAAACCTGCCGGTATACGTCGCAATATTCGTGGTCGTCGCGTACTACCGGCCATGGCTCTGCGGCATCCGCTATTTGAGTTTGGATGCTTTCTTAATGACCACTAAAAATACAATCACAATAAAAAAATATACGCTGCTCACGGCTCTCTCTGTGACAGCATTCTCTGGATGGGCGCAAGGCAACATCGCAACCGGTAATAAAGATGAAATGGTAGTTACCGCCAGCCGTTTCAAACAACCCGTTTCGACCGTATTGGCTCCTGCCGATGTGGTCACGCGCGATGATATCGACCGCTGGCAGGCGAAAAGTCTTAATGAAGTGATGCGCCGCTTTCCCGGGGTTGATATTGCACAATTCGGCGGAGTAGGTCAGGGCTCTTCTATGTATATCCGTGGCACCGAAGCCCGCCATGTCCTGATATTGATTGATGGCATTCCCCTCGCACGTACCGGTATTGTTAACAGCGTTAACCTCGATCAAATCCCTATTTCCTTAGTGCAGCGGGTTGAATATATCCGTGGGCCGCGCTCTGCTGTTTATGGTTCTGGTGCGATTGGTGGCGTCATTAACGTGATTACGCAGACAGACCAGGAAGGCGCGCAAATTAATGCTGGGATCGGCTCTAAAGGCTATCAGCAATATGATGGCAGTGTTCGCCAGCGCTTTGGCGATACCTTGGCCACGTTAGCGGGCGGCTATCAAACCAGCAACGGATATAACATCAAACCTGACTCACCGAACCCAATCGATAACGACCGCGATGGTTTCCGCAATAAAAACTTCTGGGCAGGGTTGGAGCATCAATTCAGCCAAGAGATATCTGGTTTTATCAGAGGTTATGGTTATACCAACAATTCTGATTACGATATTGGCAGTTTGTCGTCCCCGGCTTATAGCGGCGATGAAGAGCGGCTCTATAACCACACTTATGATGCGGGGCTACGTTATGCTTCGGGTGCCTACTCTTCACAATTAATCGGCAGCTATCAGAAATATAAAGACTACAACTTTAGTAGCCAATATGGCCGCTATGGTGTGGCTACCACGCTGGATAATATGGATCAGCGCAATGTGCAATGGGGCAATACTTATAGCTTTGAAAGTGGAACATTGAGCGCGGGCCTTGACTGGCAGCAACAGCGTTTGACCTCATCTAGTCAGACCATCTCTGATACTTATAAGCGGGATAACACCGGTTTATACCTTAGCGGACAGCAGAAAATCGGCAATGTGACATTAGAAGCTTCTGGCCGTGGCGATAAGGATGAGCAATTTGGCTGGCATGAAACATGGCAAACCGCGGCGGGCTGGGAGTTCGTTCCTGACTATCGCGTGACCCTCTCTTATGGCACTGGCTTCCTGGCCCCGTCTCTGGGGCAGCAATATGGTTCGCAGCGCTTTGACATCATATCCAACAGTGACCTTAAACCGGAAGAATCCCGCCAATGGGAAGCCGGTTTAGAAGGGGTGACCGGGCCACTTGACTGGCGTTTGTCTGCTTATCACAACAAAATTGAAAACCTGATTGATTACTCTTTTGATAATTCAATATTCAAAGGGCATTACTACAATGTCAATTCCGCGACCATAAAAGGTGTGGAATGGACGGGTAATCTCACTACCGGCATATTTACACACGGAGTCACGCTGCAATACATTGACCCGCGTAATGATCTGAATAATGAGGTATTAGCTCGCCGTTCTAAACAACAGGCGAAGTATCAGTTAGATTGGACGATGTTTAACCTTGATATTGATATCTCTTATCAGTATTACGGTAAACGTTATGACAATAGCACCTCAGCTTATAGCTCGACTCAGCGTGAATTGTCGAGTTACAGCACAGTAGACGTTTCAGCGGGCTATCCGGTTACTTCTCATCTAACAGTTCGTGGTAGAATTGCCAACCTGTTTGATAAAGAATACGAAACGGCTTATGGCTATAAAACCGCTGGACGAGAGTATTACCTCACGGGAAGCTATAACTTCTAAGGCTGATACTGCTCCTCGCCCGACAGCGCTGATTTTTGACTCAGGTGTTGGCGGGCTGTCTGTCTATCAGGAGATTCGGCAATTGCTGCCGGATCTCCACTATATATATGCTTTCGACAACGTCGCGTTCCCTTATGGGGAGAAGTCCGGCGAATTTATTGTTGAGCGCGTATTGGAAATTGTCACCGCAGTACAACAGCGCCACCCGCTAGCTATCGTGGTTATCGCCTGTAACACGGCCAGTACGGTCTCCCTTCCTGCTTTACGTGAACGTTTTACCTTCCCGGTTGTGGGGGTGGTTCCGGCCATCAAACCTGCGGTACGGCTCACACGTAATGGTGTTGTCGGCCTGTTGGCCACTCGTGGCACAGTTCATGCTTCTTATACCCAGGATTTGATCGAGCGCTTTGCGACAGACTGCAAAATTGAGTTACTGGGATCATCTGAGCTGGTGGAGTTGGCGGAAACCAAGTTACATGGTGGTGTTGTTCCGAAGGAAGCATTAAAGAAAATCCTTCATCCGTGGCTCGCCATGCGTGAACCGCCAGATACCATCGTTTTAGGTTGCACCCATTTTCCTCTATTAACTGAAGAGTTAGCGCAAGTGTTGCCAGAAGGCACCCGCATGGTCGATTCCGGCGCTGCAATTGCTCGCCGTACTGCCTGGCTTATCTCTTCTCAAGAAAATGTGATTTCTTCCGATGAAGAAAACATCGCGTATTGCATGGCACTGAATGCGGATACTGACGCTTTATTGCCCGTTTTGCAGGGTTATGGCTTTCCATCGCTGGAAAAACTGCCAATTTAACGGCGTTTTGACTAAAGAATCAGCGGTTGAGATTTTTTTTGAAATTAGGGGTTGCAGGCTGTCAGGAACTCCCTATAATGCGCCTCCACTGACCGGGAACAACGAAACAGACTTCGCCGGGTCAGGAAGAGAAATGATTGAGTTTGACTTCGAAAGAAACCAAATAAACTCTTGACTCTTCAGCGGGAAAGCGTATTATCTGCCTCCCGCGTTACCGTAAGATTCGCCGCAAGGCAAACGGGTAACGAACGCTCTTTAACAATTTATCAGACAATCTGTGTGGGCACTCGCAAGACGATATCGAAGCCTGTTTCGGCAGGCAGAAGCAATATCAAAGTCTTGAAGAGTGACCAAAGCAGTACACATTTGAACTTCGGTTCGAATGCATATTTGCAGAAAGTAATCTTTGAGCATCGCTATGTTAACTCATAGCAAATCAAACAAATCTTAAATTGAAGAGTTTGATCATGGCTCAGATTGAACGCTGGCGGCAGGCCTAACACATGCAAGTCGAGCGGCAGCGGGAAGTAGTTTACTACTTTGCCGGCGAGCGGCGGACGGGTGAGTAATGTCTGGGAAACTGCCTGATGGAGGGGGATAACTACTGGAAACGGTAGCTAATACCGCATAACGTCTTCGGACCAAAGTGGGGGACCTTAGGGCCTCACGCCATCGGATGTGCCCAGATGGGATTAGCTAGTAGGTGGGGTAATGGCTCACCTAGGCGACGATCCCTAGCTGGTCTGAGAGGATGACCAGCCACACTGGAACTGAGACACGGTCCAGACTCCTACGGGAGGCAGCAGTGGGGAATATTGCACAATGGGCGCAAGCCTGATGCAGCCATGCCGCGTGTGTGAAGAAGGCCTTCGGGTTGTAAAGCACTTTCAGCGAGGAGGAAGGCCAATAACTTAATACGTTGTTGGATTGACGTTACTCGCAGAAGAAGCACCGGCTAACTCCGTGCCAGCAGCCGCGGTAATACGGAGGGTGCAAGCGTTAATCGGAATTACTGGGCGTAAAGCGCACGCAGGCGGTTTGTTAAGTCAGATGTGAAATCCCCGCGCTTAACGTGGGAACTGCATTTGAAACTGGCAAGCTAGAGTCTTGTAGAGGGGGGTAGAATTCCAGGTGTAGCGGTGAAATGCGTAGAGATCTGGAGGAATACCGGTGGCGAAGGCGGCCCCCTGGACAAAGACTGACGCTCAGGTGCGAAAGCGTGGGGAGCAAACAGGATTAGATACCCTGGTAGTCCACGCTGTAAACGATGTCGACTTGGAGGTTGTGCCCTTGAGGCGTGGCTTCCGGAGCTAACGCGTTAAGTCGACCGCCTGGGGAGTACGGCCGCAAGGTTAAAACTCAAATGAATTGACGGGGGCCCGCACAAGCGGTGGAGCATGTGGTTTAATTCGATGCAACGCGAAGAACCTTACCTACTCTTGACATCCACGGAATTTAGCAGAGATGCTTTAGTGCCTTCGGGAACCGTGAGACAGGTGCTGCATGGCTGTCGTCAGCTCGTGTTGTGAAATGTTGGGTTAAGTCCCGCAACGAGCGCAACCCTTATCCTTTGTTGCCAGCACGTAATGGTGGGAACTCAAAGGAGACTGCCGGTGATAAACCGGAGGAAGGTGGGGATGACGTCAAGTCATCATGGCCCTTACGAGTAGGGCTACACACGTGCTACAATGGCAGATACAAAGTGAAGCGAACTCGCGAGAGCAAGCGGACCACATAAAGTCTGTCGTAGTCCGGATTGGAGTCTGCAACTCGACTCCATGAAGTCGGAATCGCTAGTAATCGTAGATCAGAATGCTACGGTGAATACGTTCCCGGGCCTTGTACACACCGCCCGTCACACCATGGGAGTGGGTTGCAAAAGAAGTAGGTAGCTTAACCTTCGGGAGGGCGCTTACCACTTTGTGATTCATGACTGGGGTGAAGTCGTAACAAGGTAACCGTAGGGGAACCTGCGGTTGGATCACCTCCTTACCTCAGATACGCATTGCGTAGTGTCCACACAGATTGTCTGATAGAAAGTAACGAGCAAATAAGGCCGGGCTGAGAGATTAGTCGGGCTTTAGTACCTTGTTGGGTCTGTAGCTCAGGTGGTTAGAGCGCACCCCTGATAAGGGTGAGGTCGGTGGTTCAAGTCCACTCAGACCCACCAACTCATCCTCATACTGTGTGACAGACACACTCGTTTATACCCATAAACGTCGCGTGACTGCGCCTGGTCTGAGAATGAGTTATGCCGATAAGGTATTTTGCTTTTTATATGGGGCTATAGCTCAGCTGGGAGAGCGCCTGCCTTGCACGCAGGAGGTCAGCGGTTCGATCCCGCTTAGCTCCACCATATAAAGAAACTATTTCAAAATGTACTGCGGTCGCAAGACACAGTGTGTTGTGAAATATTGCTCTTTAACAATCTGGAACAAGCTGAAAATTGAAACAATACAGCTGAAACTTATCTCTCCGTAGAAGTACTGAGATAAGGATTAACCTGTATTAGAGTCTCTCAAATAATTGCAATGCCAATGTGTTTGTCATTGTTGCAGTGTGAGCGAGAAGATACTCAGCAAGGCGTACAGCGCACAGCAACCGGAGTGAACGCTACGTTCATGAGGATTGCGCGCACTGCACAACGACGCAGAGTGTGTTCGTAGCCACACCAATAAAGAAGAAACATCTTTGGGTTGTGAGGTTAAGCGACTAAGCGTACACGGTGGATGCCTAGGCAGTCAGAGGCGATGAAGGGCGTGCTAATCTGCGAAAAGCGTCGGTAAGGTGATATGAACCGTTATAACCGACGATACCCGAATGGGGAAACCCAGTGCAATTCGTTGCACTATTGCATGGTGAATACATAGCCATGCAAGGCGAACCGGGGGAACTGAAACATCTAAGTACCCCGAGGAAAAGAAATCAACCGAGATTCCCCCAGTAGCGGCGAGCGAACGGGGAGGAGCCCAGAACCTGAATCAGCATATGTGTTAGTGGAAGCGTCTGGAAAGTCGCACGGTACAGGGTGATAGTCCCGTACACAAAAATGCATACGTTGTGAGTTCGATGAGTAGGGCGGGACACGTGACATCCTGTCTGAATATGGGGGGACCATCCTCCAAGGCTAAATACTCCTGACTGACCGATAGTGAACCAGTACCGTGAGGGAAAGGCGAAAAGAACCCCGGCGAGGGGAGTGAAATAGAACCTGAAACCGTGTACGTACAAGCAGTGGGAGCACCTTCGTGGTGTGACTGCGTACCTTTTGTATAATGGGTCAGCGACTTATATTTTGTAGCAAGGTTAACCGAATAGGGGAGCCGTAGGGAAACCGAGTCTTAACTGGGCGAATAGTTGCAAGGTATAGACCCGAAACCCGGTGATCTAGCCATGGGCAGGTTGAAGGTTGGGTAACACTAACTGGAGGACCGAACCGACTAATGTTGAAAAATTAGCGGATGACTTGTGGCTGGGGGTGAAAGGCCAATCAAACCGGGAGATAGCTGGTTCTCCCCGAAAGCTATTTAGGTAGCGCCTCGTGAACTCATCTTCGGGGGTAGAGCACTGTTTCGGCTAGGGGGTCATCCCGACTTACCAAACCGATGCAAACTCCGAATACCGAAGAATGTTATCACGGGAGACACACGGCGGGTGCTAACGTCCGTCGTGAAGAGGGAAACAACCCAGACCGCCAGCTAAGGTCCCAAAGTCATGGTTAAGTGGGAAACGATGTGGGAAGGCACAGACAGCCAGGATGTTGGCTTAGAAGCAGCCATCATTTAAAGAAAGCGTAATAGCTCACTGGTCGAGTCGGCCTGCGCGGAAGATGTAACGGGGCTAAACCATGCACCGAAGCTGCGGCAGCGAACGTATCACCCAAGACAATTCACGGCAGTGGATAATGATTGACGGAGCGCAGCGACGTCAATGCGTCCAATAAAGTCGAGTTGGCTTAGGGATACGTTCGTTGGGTAGGGGAGCGTTCTGTAAGCCGTTGAAGGTGACCTGTGAGGGTTGCTGGAGGTATCAGAAGTGCGAATGCTGACATAAGTAACGATAATGCGGGTGAAAAACCCGCACGCCGGAAGACCAAGGGTTCCTGTCCAACGTTAATCGGGGCAGGGTGAGTCGACCCCTAAGGCGAGGCTGAAAAGCGTAGTCGATGGGAAACAGGTTAATATTCCTGTACTTGGTGTTACTGCGAAGGGGGGACGGAGAAGGCTAGGCTAGCCGGGCGACGGTTGTCCCGGTTTAAGCATGTAGGCGGAGTGACTTGGTAAATCCGGTTGCTTATCAACGCTGAGGTGTGATGACGAGCCACTACGGTGGTGAAGTAGTTGATGCCAAGCTTCCAGGAAAAGCCTCTAAGCATCAGGTAACATTAAATCGTACCCCAAACCGACACAGGTGGTCAGGTAGAGAATACTCAGGCGCTTGAGAGAACTCGGGTGAAGGAACTAGGCAAAATGGTGCCGTAACTTCGGGAGAAGGCACGCTGGCATTAGGTAAAGGGACTTGCTCCCGGCGCCGAAGCCAGTCGCAGATACCAGCTGGCTGCAACTGTTTAATAAAAACACAGCACTGTGCAAACACGAAAGTGGACGTATACGGTGTGACGCCTGCCCGGTGCTGGAAGGTTAATTGATGGGGTCAGCCGCAAGGCGAAGCTCTTGATCGAAGCCCCAGTAAACGGCGGCCGTAACTATAACGGTCCTAAGGTAGCGAAATTCCTTGTCGGGTAAGTTCCGACCTGCACGAATGGCGTAATGATGGCCAGGCTGTCTCCACCCGAGACTCAGTGAAATTGAACTCGCTGTGAAGATGCAGTGTACCCGCGGCAAGACGGAAAGACCCCGTGAACCTTTACTATAGCTTGACACTGAACATTGAGCCTTGATGTGTAGGATAGGTGGGAGGCATCGAAGTGTGGACGCCAGTCTGCATGGAGCCAACCTTGAAATACCACCCTTTAATGTTTGATGTTCTAACTCGGCCCCATAATCTGGGGTGAGGACAGTGTCTGGTGGGTAGTTTGACTGGGGCGGTCTCCTCCCAAAGAGTAACGGAGGAGCACGAAGGTTAGCTAATCACGGTCGGACATCGTGAGGTTAGTGCAAAGGCATAAGCTAGCTTGACTGCGAGAGTGACGGCTCGAGCAGGTACGAAAGTAGGTCTTAGTGATCCGGTGGTTCTGAATGGAAGGGCCATCGCTCAACGGATAAAAGGTACTCCGGGGATAACAGGCTGATACCGCCCAAGAGTTCATATCGACGGCGGTGTTTGGCACCTCGATGTCGGCTCATCACATCCTGGGGCTGAAGTAGGTCCCAAGGGTATGGCTGTTCGCCATTTAAAGTGGTACGCGAGCTGGGTTTAGAACGTCGTGAGACAGTTCGGTCCCTATCTGCCGTGGGCGTTGGAAGATTGAGAGGGGCTGCTCCTAGTACGAGAGGACCGGAGTGGACGAATCACTGGTGTTCGGGTTGTCATGCCAATGGCATTGCCCGGTAGCTAAATTCGGAAGAGATAACCGCTGAAAGCATCTAAGCGGGAAACTTGCCTCGAGATGAGTCTTCCCTGGGGCTTTAAGCCCCCTGAAGGAACGTTAAAGACTATGACGTTGATAGGCTGGGTGTGTAAGTGCAGCGATGCATTGAGCTAACCAGTACTAATGATCCGTGAGGCTTAACCTTACAACACCAAAGGTGTTTTGTATTTGAGAGATAGATATTGATTTTCAGCGAATGTTCCGAGATTGGGCTGGCTGGCTGTGTGAAAGATTGCATAGCGGGTTAGTTTAGACAGAATTTGCCTGGCGGCCATAGCGCGGTGGACCCACCTGAATCCATGCCGAACTCAGAAGTGAAACGCCGTAGCGCCGATGGTAGTGTGGGGTCTCCCCATGCGAGAGTAGGACACTGCCAGGCATCAAACACGAGTTATCAGAATGACATCTGGTAACTGACAAAATCGCGATGAGCGGTTTTGCACAGCGAGGAGCGCTGGTCCTGTAAAGGATGGGTATCAGGAAGATACACGTAAAAGAATCGGTGGAGCGGTAGTTCAGTTGGTTAGAATACCTGCCTGTCACGCAGGGGGTCGCGGGTTCGAGCCCCGTCCGTTCCGCCACTTATTTAAATTATGCCTGCTTATTTTAGCAGGCATAATGTTAA
The sequence above is drawn from the Yersinia enterocolitica subsp. enterocolitica genome and encodes:
- the trmA gene encoding tRNA (uridine(54)-C5)-methyltransferase TrmA — encoded protein: MTPDILPTDGYEHQLAEKSARLQAMMSPFQAPAAEIFRSPAEHYRMRAEFRVWHDEDDLYHIMFDQQTKLRIRVEQFPVASLLINRLMSALMTAIRAEPILRRKLFQIDYLSTLSGKLLATLLYHRPLDEEWQQKARELRDQLREQGFDLQLIGRASKTKIMLDHDYIDEVLPVAGRDMIYRQVENSFTQPNAAVNIHMLEWAIDVTQHASGDLLELYCGNGNFSLALARNFDRVLATEIAKPSVAAAQYNIAANHIDNVQIIRMSAEEFTQAMQGVREFNRLKGIDLTSYNCETIFVDPPRSGLDDETVKLVQAYPRILYISCNPETLCANLEQLQYTHKISRLALFDQFPYTHHMECGVLLEKRD
- the btuB gene encoding TonB-dependent vitamin B12 receptor BtuB translates to MTTKNTITIKKYTLLTALSVTAFSGWAQGNIATGNKDEMVVTASRFKQPVSTVLAPADVVTRDDIDRWQAKSLNEVMRRFPGVDIAQFGGVGQGSSMYIRGTEARHVLILIDGIPLARTGIVNSVNLDQIPISLVQRVEYIRGPRSAVYGSGAIGGVINVITQTDQEGAQINAGIGSKGYQQYDGSVRQRFGDTLATLAGGYQTSNGYNIKPDSPNPIDNDRDGFRNKNFWAGLEHQFSQEISGFIRGYGYTNNSDYDIGSLSSPAYSGDEERLYNHTYDAGLRYASGAYSSQLIGSYQKYKDYNFSSQYGRYGVATTLDNMDQRNVQWGNTYSFESGTLSAGLDWQQQRLTSSSQTISDTYKRDNTGLYLSGQQKIGNVTLEASGRGDKDEQFGWHETWQTAAGWEFVPDYRVTLSYGTGFLAPSLGQQYGSQRFDIISNSDLKPEESRQWEAGLEGVTGPLDWRLSAYHNKIENLIDYSFDNSIFKGHYYNVNSATIKGVEWTGNLTTGIFTHGVTLQYIDPRNDLNNEVLARRSKQQAKYQLDWTMFNLDIDISYQYYGKRYDNSTSAYSSTQRELSSYSTVDVSAGYPVTSHLTVRGRIANLFDKEYETAYGYKTAGREYYLTGSYNF
- the murI gene encoding glutamate racemase, which produces MAIKPLDESITSREAITSKADTAPRPTALIFDSGVGGLSVYQEIRQLLPDLHYIYAFDNVAFPYGEKSGEFIVERVLEIVTAVQQRHPLAIVVIACNTASTVSLPALRERFTFPVVGVVPAIKPAVRLTRNGVVGLLATRGTVHASYTQDLIERFATDCKIELLGSSELVELAETKLHGGVVPKEALKKILHPWLAMREPPDTIVLGCTHFPLLTEELAQVLPEGTRMVDSGAAIARRTAWLISSQENVISSDEENIAYCMALNADTDALLPVLQGYGFPSLEKLPI